Proteins from a genomic interval of Solidesulfovibrio sp.:
- a CDS encoding PAS domain S-box protein, producing the protein MAPRILSLVLLLACLWPGMAMAEKIRKNVLYFNSYQNGYQWSDEILAGIREAFSHSDFNVDLQIEYMDSKKFTDPVLRSMLHDFYTLKYRNTRFDALLASDNFAFDFLREYKEELFPGVPLVFCGVNDFRPDWLDGHPDFTGVLEEPDIRETLELALRFHPDRHRLLIFGDTSLTGVAIGNQLRAVEPAFAGRLEFEYQDNLTLPQILDAVVDLPDDAMIFLIPFYKDTKNDVYSVNEVLAAIRAKSDVPIYSGWRFMLGHGILGGKLHSGFEEGRLAAEMADKLLGGVPLSQLPVVTKTEDAYVFDYKEMLRLGITTDKLPSNFTLINEPYPFYHINIAVFWTVIISVIVLCYVMVLLVTNILRRRRVEETIKDQLSFMETLVNTIPIPLYFKDGTGTYKGCNPAFRAWCGLTPDAATTEACSGVTQSPLSAFLDEGDEQLLREPGVRVGEAEILAAEDDAPRSVILHRAVYETAKGGIAGLVGVLYDVSQLKRASERLRQAEEKYRGIFENSALGIFRMTPDGQAVDVNPALLAMLGVRDLKELAKRRGDLVEVLFSGGERFEALIGSVDDAEGTVKVETRFVRPDARIITVNINMRLVADPGGYLTYVEGVVEDVTMRHEAERALRESQEMLRLVLDNIPQLVSWKDKALRYIGANRAFIEFFGFADLADLMGRDDYALPLRREDMDAVRATDVDVMRNNRAVSGELAARNVRGCDVLLEIKKVPLHDDKGAVVGVLSTAEDVTQKVSLERQLLQSQKMEAIGTLAGGIAHDFNNILTSIINSTELALMDLPEGEPIADDMRRVLKAGQRGSRLVKQILSFTRPSQAGFAPINIVDVIGEAAGLLKASMPRNIKIVLDIPGHPVTCRADPTQLHQIVMNLCTNAFQAMRSSGGLLTLILAEDDLNETLAGQVGVRAGRYARISIVDTGPGIPADILDKIFDPFFTTKQKGEGTGLGLAVVRGIVKSHRGAVRVTSLPGASTDFDVFLPLLGQAEAPPSLPDAAANRGRDRILFVEDDEDQLLTIPRVLAQLGHEVTAFGGAAPALARLAVDTDAFDVCITDYDMPDVNGLELARRIAAMAPKLPVILVSGRLGDIEDRELAGNIKKIVLKPYNQAIISAAIREVLDAKPQTKAA; encoded by the coding sequence ATGGCCCCACGAATCCTCTCCCTTGTCCTCCTGCTGGCCTGTCTGTGGCCGGGGATGGCCATGGCGGAAAAAATCCGCAAAAACGTCCTGTATTTCAACTCCTACCAGAACGGCTACCAATGGTCGGACGAGATCCTGGCCGGCATCCGCGAAGCCTTTTCCCATTCCGATTTCAACGTGGACCTGCAAATCGAGTACATGGACTCGAAAAAGTTCACCGACCCGGTGCTGCGCAGCATGCTCCACGATTTCTACACGCTCAAATACCGCAACACCCGCTTCGACGCCCTGCTCGCCTCGGACAATTTCGCCTTCGATTTCCTGCGGGAATACAAGGAGGAACTCTTTCCCGGCGTGCCCCTGGTCTTTTGCGGCGTCAACGACTTCCGCCCCGACTGGCTCGACGGCCATCCCGACTTCACCGGCGTGCTCGAGGAACCCGACATCCGCGAAACCCTCGAACTGGCCCTGCGCTTCCACCCCGACCGCCACCGCCTGCTCATCTTCGGCGACACCTCCCTCACGGGCGTGGCCATCGGCAACCAACTGCGCGCCGTGGAACCGGCCTTCGCCGGCCGCCTCGAATTCGAATACCAGGACAACCTGACCCTGCCGCAAATCCTCGACGCCGTGGTCGACCTGCCCGACGACGCCATGATCTTTCTCATCCCGTTTTACAAGGACACCAAAAACGACGTCTATTCGGTCAACGAGGTGCTGGCGGCCATCCGGGCCAAGTCCGACGTGCCCATCTACAGCGGCTGGCGTTTCATGCTCGGCCACGGCATCCTCGGCGGCAAGCTGCACAGCGGTTTCGAGGAAGGGCGCCTGGCCGCCGAAATGGCCGACAAGCTTCTCGGCGGCGTGCCCCTGTCCCAGTTGCCCGTGGTCACGAAGACCGAAGACGCCTATGTTTTCGATTACAAGGAAATGCTGCGCCTGGGCATCACCACGGACAAGCTGCCATCCAATTTTACGCTCATAAACGAGCCCTACCCCTTCTACCACATCAACATCGCCGTCTTCTGGACGGTCATCATCAGCGTCATCGTCCTGTGCTACGTCATGGTCCTGCTGGTGACCAACATCCTGCGCCGCCGCCGCGTGGAAGAGACCATCAAGGACCAGCTGTCGTTTATGGAAACGCTCGTCAACACCATCCCCATTCCCCTGTATTTCAAGGATGGCACCGGGACCTACAAGGGCTGCAACCCGGCCTTTCGCGCCTGGTGCGGGCTTACCCCAGACGCCGCCACCACCGAGGCCTGCTCCGGCGTGACCCAATCCCCGCTCTCGGCCTTTCTGGACGAGGGGGACGAGCAGTTGTTGCGGGAACCGGGCGTGCGCGTGGGCGAGGCCGAGATCCTGGCCGCCGAGGACGACGCGCCGCGCTCGGTCATCCTGCACCGGGCGGTGTACGAGACGGCCAAGGGCGGCATCGCCGGCCTTGTCGGCGTGCTTTACGACGTGTCCCAGCTCAAGCGGGCCTCGGAACGGCTGCGCCAGGCCGAGGAAAAGTACCGGGGCATCTTCGAGAACTCGGCCCTCGGCATCTTTCGCATGACCCCGGACGGCCAGGCCGTGGACGTCAACCCGGCCTTGCTGGCCATGCTCGGCGTGCGCGACCTCAAGGAACTGGCCAAGCGCCGGGGCGACCTGGTGGAAGTGCTCTTCTCCGGCGGCGAGCGCTTCGAGGCGCTCATCGGCTCGGTGGACGACGCCGAAGGCACGGTCAAGGTGGAGACCCGCTTCGTGCGCCCCGACGCCAGGATCATCACCGTCAACATCAACATGCGCCTGGTGGCCGATCCCGGCGGGTATCTCACCTACGTCGAGGGCGTGGTCGAGGACGTGACCATGCGCCACGAGGCCGAACGGGCCCTGCGCGAATCCCAGGAGATGCTGCGCCTGGTCCTCGACAACATCCCCCAGCTCGTCTCCTGGAAGGACAAGGCCTTGCGCTACATCGGCGCCAACCGGGCCTTCATCGAGTTTTTCGGCTTCGCCGACCTGGCCGACCTCATGGGCCGCGACGACTACGCCTTGCCGCTGCGCCGCGAGGACATGGACGCCGTGCGGGCCACCGACGTCGACGTCATGCGCAATAACCGGGCCGTGTCCGGCGAACTGGCCGCCCGCAACGTCCGCGGCTGCGACGTGCTGCTGGAGATCAAGAAGGTGCCGCTCCATGATGACAAGGGCGCCGTGGTGGGCGTGCTGTCCACGGCCGAGGACGTGACCCAGAAGGTGAGCCTGGAGCGCCAGCTGCTGCAATCCCAGAAGATGGAGGCCATCGGCACCCTGGCCGGCGGCATCGCCCACGACTTCAACAACATCCTCACCTCCATCATCAATTCCACCGAACTGGCGCTGATGGACCTGCCCGAGGGCGAGCCCATCGCCGACGACATGCGCCGGGTGCTCAAGGCCGGCCAGCGCGGCAGCCGGCTGGTCAAGCAGATTCTCTCCTTCACCCGGCCCTCCCAGGCCGGGTTTGCGCCCATCAACATCGTGGACGTCATCGGCGAGGCGGCCGGCCTGCTCAAGGCCTCCATGCCGCGCAACATCAAGATCGTGCTGGACATCCCGGGACATCCCGTCACCTGCCGGGCCGACCCCACCCAGCTCCACCAGATCGTCATGAACCTGTGCACCAACGCCTTCCAGGCCATGCGCTCCTCCGGCGGCCTGCTCACCCTGATCCTGGCCGAGGACGACCTCAACGAGACCCTGGCCGGCCAGGTGGGGGTGCGGGCCGGGCGCTATGCCCGCATCTCCATCGTCGACACCGGCCCCGGCATCCCGGCCGACATCCTGGACAAGATCTTCGACCCCTTTTTCACCACCAAGCAGAAGGGCGAGGGCACGGGGCTGGGGCTGGCCGTGGTGCGCGGCATCGTCAAGAGCCATCGCGGCGCGGTGCGGGTGACGAGCCTTCCCGGGGCGTCCACGGACTTCGACGTCTTCCTGCCCCTGCTCGGCCAGGCCGAGGCGCCGCCGTCGTTGCCGGACGCCGCCGCCAACCGCGGCCGCGACCGCATCCTGTTCGTCGAGGACGACGAGGACCAGCTGCTGACCATTCCCCGCGTCCTGGCCCAGCTCGGCCACGAGGTCACGGCCTTCGGCGGCGCCGCCCCGGCCCTGGCAAGGCTGGCCGTGGACACCGACGCCTTCGACGTGTGCATCACCGACTACGACATGCCCGACGTCAACGGCCTGGAACTGGCCCGCCGCATCGCCGCCATGGCCCCGAAGCTCCCCGTCATCCTCGTCTCCGGACGCCTGGGCGACATCGAGGACCGGGAACTGGCCGGCAACATCAAGAAGATCGTGCTCAAGCCCTACAACCAGGCGATCATCTCCGCGGCCATCCGCGAGGTGCTCGACGCCAAGCCCCAAACCAAGGCCGCATGA
- a CDS encoding HAMP domain-containing sensor histidine kinase: MYLYRRPIKQYGILFKMLAVYIGITVVAYFTTSTLLIYIKESVNISRDIVKVRFEVLSISQRLVDSLLAMEENQKKFEILHSEEYKKNFLTALNEYKNAIWSILWFRYESFSVWEELHAEFRDAFPQLAQGKELAGEPWIDQETLNKWMRIVVSARQDNERVLESGMRELFRISEVAVSRGVTGLTVSIGLGLLGILYLTYSLRRPLRELRRGIRAYTRDGRLEPIRVLSNDELGELGAAFNDMTVRLKEEERMRADFIDMVSHEIRTPLTSIRESVNLMRERVLGEINERQKRFLDIASDELQRISAMLTSLLKVSSMASQIVDLAPTTINPDELVRDTLEKAGPAAEAKGITLTPRLGRDIVSVVGDRELLGQALYNLVGNAVKFSPPERSVLVGLAMADGGRKLLVSITDEGPGIPEEEQSHVFNKYYRGARTKRSTDGIGLGLSIAKTIVEAHGGNIWLSSLPGKGCTFYFTLPVDGATGFTHPHP; this comes from the coding sequence ATGTACCTGTACCGAAGACCCATCAAGCAGTACGGCATCCTCTTCAAGATGCTGGCTGTCTATATCGGCATAACGGTCGTGGCCTATTTCACCACGTCCACCTTGCTCATTTACATCAAGGAATCGGTCAACATCTCCCGCGACATCGTCAAGGTCCGCTTCGAGGTCCTCTCCATTTCCCAGCGTCTGGTGGACAGCCTGCTGGCCATGGAGGAGAACCAGAAAAAATTCGAGATCCTGCATTCCGAGGAATACAAGAAAAACTTCCTCACCGCCCTCAATGAATACAAGAACGCCATCTGGAGCATCCTGTGGTTCCGCTACGAGAGCTTTTCCGTCTGGGAGGAGCTGCACGCGGAATTCCGGGACGCCTTTCCCCAGCTGGCCCAGGGCAAGGAACTGGCCGGCGAGCCCTGGATCGACCAGGAGACGCTCAACAAGTGGATGCGCATCGTGGTCAGCGCCCGCCAGGACAACGAACGGGTCCTGGAATCGGGCATGCGCGAGCTGTTTCGCATCAGCGAGGTGGCCGTCAGCCGGGGCGTCACCGGCCTGACCGTGTCCATCGGCCTGGGGCTTCTGGGCATCCTCTACCTGACCTATTCCCTGCGCCGGCCCCTGCGCGAGCTGCGCCGGGGGATTCGGGCCTACACCCGCGACGGCCGGCTCGAACCCATACGCGTGCTGTCCAACGACGAGCTCGGCGAACTCGGCGCCGCCTTCAACGACATGACCGTGCGCCTCAAGGAAGAGGAGCGCATGCGCGCGGATTTCATCGACATGGTCAGCCACGAGATCCGCACGCCCTTGACCTCCATCCGCGAGTCCGTCAACCTCATGCGCGAGCGGGTGCTGGGCGAGATCAACGAACGCCAGAAACGCTTCCTCGACATCGCCAGCGACGAGCTCCAGCGCATTTCCGCCATGCTGACCAGCCTGCTCAAGGTCTCCAGCATGGCCTCCCAGATCGTGGACCTGGCCCCGACGACCATCAACCCCGACGAGCTCGTGCGCGACACCCTGGAAAAGGCCGGCCCCGCGGCCGAAGCCAAGGGGATTACCTTGACGCCGCGCCTGGGGCGCGACATCGTCTCCGTGGTCGGGGATCGGGAACTGCTCGGCCAGGCGCTGTACAACCTGGTCGGCAACGCCGTGAAGTTCTCGCCGCCCGAGCGCTCGGTGCTCGTCGGCCTGGCGATGGCCGACGGCGGGCGCAAGCTCCTGGTGAGCATCACCGACGAGGGCCCGGGCATTCCCGAGGAAGAACAGTCCCACGTCTTCAACAAGTACTACCGCGGCGCCCGCACCAAGCGGAGCACCGACGGCATCGGCCTGGGGCTTTCCATCGCCAAGACCATTGTCGAGGCCCATGGCGGCAACATCTGGCTGTCGAGCCTGCCCGGCAAGGGCTGCACCTTTTATTTCACGCTCCCCGTGGACGGGGCGACAGGCTTTACCCACCCACACCCATGA
- a CDS encoding rhomboid family intramembrane serine protease, which yields MPEVIPPVKGERSRERQAPARRIRLWPRPGLRDLTPLLLDGAQASATDIRARDWAYVLSARGIPHTLRRDGPGWRLFVPNRRAAEALEEINAYADERANIPLPDPEAIPTRPSVAFPVLAVMGIVAGLWGLLLGNAPLFGRAVPWRAIGAGDSAAMLAGQWWRAATALWLHADPAHLFGNAACAALFLSLLCRETGLGLGFFLAVAAGVGGNVAKVLVQGPGLHFLGASTAVFGALGALGGVRLSGFHPAASARRSLAAGAVLMLLAMLGAGSEDTGLVDLAGHFFGFLCGAALGLGVGRRLCRAGKPDALGQAAFAALAVALSLAAWGLAVAGWWPGG from the coding sequence ATGCCTGAGGTCATTCCTCCCGTAAAAGGGGAGAGGTCCCGGGAACGCCAGGCCCCGGCGCGTCGGATACGGCTGTGGCCGCGCCCGGGCCTGCGCGACCTGACGCCGCTTCTGCTCGACGGCGCGCAGGCCAGCGCCACCGACATCCGCGCCCGCGATTGGGCCTACGTGCTCTCCGCCCGGGGCATCCCCCATACGTTGCGCCGCGATGGCCCGGGCTGGCGGCTTTTCGTCCCGAACCGCCGGGCCGCCGAAGCCCTGGAGGAAATTAACGCCTACGCCGACGAACGCGCGAACATCCCCTTGCCCGACCCCGAGGCCATCCCGACGCGCCCCTCGGTCGCCTTTCCCGTGCTGGCGGTCATGGGCATCGTGGCCGGCCTGTGGGGCTTGCTGCTCGGCAACGCGCCCCTTTTCGGCCGCGCCGTGCCCTGGCGCGCCATCGGCGCCGGGGATTCGGCGGCCATGCTGGCCGGCCAGTGGTGGCGGGCGGCCACGGCCCTGTGGCTCCACGCCGACCCGGCCCACCTGTTCGGCAACGCCGCCTGCGCCGCGCTGTTCCTGAGCCTGTTGTGCCGGGAAACCGGCCTTGGCTTGGGTTTTTTCCTGGCGGTCGCGGCCGGTGTCGGCGGCAACGTCGCCAAGGTCCTCGTCCAGGGGCCGGGGCTGCACTTCCTGGGCGCGTCCACGGCGGTTTTCGGCGCCTTGGGCGCCCTGGGCGGCGTGCGCCTGTCCGGGTTCCACCCGGCCGCCTCGGCCAGGCGGTCCCTGGCCGCCGGGGCGGTGCTCATGCTGCTGGCCATGCTCGGCGCCGGCTCCGAGGACACCGGCCTGGTGGACCTGGCCGGGCATTTCTTCGGCTTCCTGTGCGGCGCGGCCCTGGGGCTGGGCGTTGGCCGGCGCCTGTGCCGGGCCGGAAAACCGGACGCCCTGGGCCAGGCCGCCTTTGCCGCCCTGGCCGTGGCCCTGTCCCTTGCCGCCTGGGGGTTGGCCGTGGCCGGGTGGTGGCCGGGCGGCTGA
- a CDS encoding PH domain-containing protein, which translates to MSLNGLVFEGEDIRYKTGKHWVVLAKAVILFALALAVWSSGPALTALAQFKVPEELEKFLPKIISAAVWLFRYTFFIILTLLALTRLFSFFTLRVGVTDKRLLCDDALFGTFSLDIGKIESVKCEPGLFGGLLGYGKIILTASSSQRLVLTNIRRPKRLEQELFAAK; encoded by the coding sequence ATGAGCCTAAATGGCCTCGTTTTCGAGGGGGAAGACATCCGGTACAAGACCGGCAAGCATTGGGTGGTGCTGGCCAAGGCCGTGATCCTTTTCGCCCTGGCCCTGGCCGTGTGGTCGAGCGGCCCGGCCCTGACCGCTTTGGCCCAGTTCAAGGTGCCAGAGGAACTGGAGAAATTCCTGCCCAAAATCATCTCGGCCGCGGTCTGGCTTTTTCGTTACACCTTCTTCATCATCCTGACGCTGTTGGCCTTGACCAGGCTTTTTTCCTTTTTCACCCTGCGCGTGGGCGTCACGGACAAACGCCTGCTGTGCGACGACGCCCTGTTCGGCACCTTTTCCCTGGACATCGGCAAGATCGAATCCGTCAAATGCGAGCCGGGCCTTTTCGGCGGCCTGCTCGGCTACGGCAAGATCATCCTGACCGCCTCGAGCAGCCAGCGGCTGGTTCTCACCAATATCCGCCGGCCTAAACGGCTCGAGCAGGAACTCTTCGCCGCCAAGTAG
- a CDS encoding sigma-54 dependent transcriptional regulator, whose amino-acid sequence MKSVCIIDDDPEVRDTIGSLARRMRLTSDAAGTLTAGLELLSRESFDVVFLDVRLPDGNGLAALPEIKRLPDAPEVIILTGMGDPDGAELAIQEGVWDYLVKPSPIKQMMLTLQRALRYREERRCDKAPVSLSLAGCVTASPRMQPCLDQVAHAAWSSAAVLVTGETGTGKELFSRLIHANSSRAKAPFITVDCASLTETLVESTLFGHKKGAFTGAEADRVGLVQMADGGTLFLDEVGEMPMSLQKTFLRVLHEKTFRPVGAVAEAKSDFRLIAATNRDLEAQVEAGQFRRDLYFRLKTIELRLPPLRDRPEDVKPLTLSVVDALCSQYALPPKGFDAEFLSVLEAYDWPGNVRELRNVLERAFLAAGREKTLYSMHLPRDLRIKVAKSSLERGQQLADRVGPAAPQWHEFAAPPPIGRRTLKDYKETMERRYLEELLAEHGRDVAAMVDVSGLSRSHFYALLKKNNLAIPD is encoded by the coding sequence ATGAAATCCGTCTGCATCATCGACGACGACCCCGAGGTTCGCGACACCATCGGCAGCTTGGCCCGCCGCATGCGCCTGACCAGCGACGCCGCCGGCACCCTGACCGCCGGCCTGGAGCTGCTTTCGCGCGAAAGCTTCGACGTGGTGTTTCTGGACGTCCGCCTGCCCGACGGCAACGGCCTGGCCGCCCTGCCCGAGATCAAGCGCCTGCCCGACGCGCCGGAGGTCATCATCCTGACCGGCATGGGCGACCCGGACGGCGCGGAGCTGGCCATCCAGGAGGGCGTGTGGGACTACCTGGTCAAGCCCTCGCCCATCAAGCAGATGATGCTGACCCTCCAGCGGGCCCTGCGCTACCGCGAGGAGCGGCGCTGCGACAAGGCGCCGGTGTCGCTGTCGCTGGCCGGCTGCGTGACGGCCAGCCCCCGCATGCAGCCCTGCCTGGACCAGGTGGCCCATGCCGCCTGGTCCAGCGCCGCCGTGCTGGTCACGGGCGAGACCGGCACGGGCAAGGAGCTTTTTTCCCGGCTCATCCACGCCAACAGCTCCCGGGCCAAGGCGCCGTTTATCACCGTGGACTGCGCCTCCCTGACCGAGACCCTCGTCGAGAGCACGCTTTTCGGCCATAAAAAAGGCGCCTTCACCGGGGCCGAGGCCGATCGGGTGGGGCTCGTGCAAATGGCCGACGGCGGCACGCTGTTCCTCGACGAGGTGGGCGAGATGCCCATGTCGTTGCAAAAGACGTTCTTGCGGGTGCTCCACGAAAAGACCTTCCGCCCGGTGGGGGCGGTCGCGGAGGCGAAAAGCGATTTCCGCCTCATCGCCGCCACCAACCGCGACCTGGAGGCCCAGGTGGAAGCCGGCCAGTTCCGGCGCGACCTCTATTTTCGCCTGAAAACCATCGAGTTGCGCCTGCCGCCCCTGCGCGACCGGCCCGAGGACGTGAAGCCCCTGACGTTGTCGGTGGTCGACGCCCTGTGTTCGCAGTACGCCCTGCCGCCCAAGGGCTTCGACGCGGAATTTTTAAGCGTGCTCGAGGCCTACGACTGGCCGGGCAACGTGCGGGAGTTGCGCAACGTCCTGGAGCGGGCCTTTCTGGCCGCCGGCCGGGAAAAGACGCTCTACAGCATGCACCTGCCCCGGGATCTGCGCATCAAGGTGGCCAAGTCCAGCCTGGAGCGCGGCCAGCAACTGGCGGATCGGGTCGGCCCCGCCGCGCCGCAGTGGCACGAGTTCGCCGCCCCGCCGCCCATCGGCCGGCGCACGCTGAAAGACTACAAGGAAACCATGGAGCGCCGCTACCTGGAGGAGCTTCTCGCCGAGCACGGCCGCGACGTGGCGGCCATGGTCGATGTTTCGGGGTTGTCGCGCTCGCATTTCTATGCCTTGCTCAAGAAGAATAATTTGGCGATTCCGGATTGA
- a CDS encoding bacteriohemerythrin, with the protein MAARGKGWRGRRMRQAFGQCCHGRRGSQGTGPDASSLGPEERAEAIAPAVSKTNMCHFFSRLTNTPGIAPCQVVTYRIKLIQFIPYAAPAGFPPSRNPRRYVMTMLAWNDRLSVNIAAIDKQHRKLVDMVNELHDAMKTGKTDTVLMRIVNEMKEYAATHFSLEERYMKNNNYPEYQAHKMEHDEFVAKVIRVENDCKTGKCAMSMDILSFLSRWLVNHIKGTDKKYGPFLNNCGIH; encoded by the coding sequence ATGGCTGCTCGCGGCAAGGGATGGCGCGGGCGCAGGATGCGCCAAGCTTTCGGGCAATGTTGTCACGGGCGGCGGGGAAGTCAAGGGACCGGCCCGGACGCGTCGAGCCTGGGCCCGGAGGAACGGGCCGAAGCGATCGCCCCTGCTGTTTCCAAAACGAATATGTGTCATTTTTTTAGCCGATTGACCAATACTCCCGGAATCGCCCCTTGTCAGGTTGTCACATATAGGATAAAATTAATTCAATTTATCCCATATGCCGCGCCCGCCGGATTTCCCCCGAGCCGGAACCCCAGGAGGTATGTCATGACGATGCTCGCATGGAATGACCGCCTTTCGGTGAATATCGCTGCAATTGACAAGCAGCACCGCAAACTCGTCGACATGGTCAACGAACTGCACGATGCCATGAAGACAGGTAAAACAGACACTGTCTTGATGCGAATCGTCAACGAAATGAAGGAGTACGCCGCCACACATTTTTCACTCGAGGAACGCTACATGAAAAACAACAACTATCCCGAGTATCAAGCACACAAAATGGAGCATGATGAATTTGTTGCCAAAGTCATCCGCGTTGAAAATGACTGCAAAACTGGGAAATGTGCCATGTCTATGGATATCCTAAGTTTTCTTTCCCGGTGGCTGGTCAACCACATCAAAGGTACGGACAAGAAATACGGTCCGTTTCTCAATAACTGCGGTATTCACTGA
- a CDS encoding class I SAM-dependent methyltransferase, producing MQENASFLPIPLNQAWHGRRETMQMLMKYAFKHPINALEIGVWFGLGSTQIWLDNLKPQSNLLLLDSWRPYASQSDLSNMQWDYKSSDNMSTDAFLSTFLNVKKFENEYRDRQISIQMTRGRSKDFLPFLRDDSFDFIYIDGDHRYADSKFDIIQAKRLIKKDFGIICGDDLELLPTNALIEIAKNNTDTDFVKEPQAFHPGVLLAVSEEFDHVNMVNGFWWVICKNGEFNTCSIEFEMQFMDNPMADVRLLEQDVNGYNIVMLDTIFLGVPISLGELNLRKKEDLARPGIIVKLSLQELKTEIARITA from the coding sequence ATGCAAGAGAATGCTTCTTTTCTGCCGATTCCCTTGAATCAGGCTTGGCACGGTCGGCGGGAAACCATGCAGATGCTCATGAAATATGCGTTCAAGCACCCCATCAACGCCCTTGAAATAGGTGTTTGGTTCGGGCTCGGCTCAACGCAAATTTGGCTTGACAATTTAAAGCCCCAATCCAATCTGTTGCTATTGGATTCATGGCGGCCATACGCCAGCCAAAGCGACTTGAGCAATATGCAATGGGATTACAAAAGTTCAGACAACATGAGTACCGATGCTTTTTTGAGCACGTTTTTAAATGTAAAAAAGTTCGAAAATGAGTACAGGGATCGACAAATATCCATCCAGATGACGAGGGGGCGCTCGAAAGATTTTTTACCGTTCTTGCGAGATGATTCTTTCGATTTTATTTACATTGATGGCGACCATCGATATGCCGACTCCAAATTCGATATCATTCAGGCGAAACGCTTGATAAAAAAAGACTTCGGTATAATCTGCGGAGATGATCTTGAGCTTCTTCCAACAAATGCGCTAATAGAGATAGCAAAAAACAATACTGACACAGATTTTGTCAAGGAGCCGCAAGCCTTTCATCCCGGCGTTCTTCTTGCGGTGTCGGAGGAGTTTGACCATGTCAATATGGTCAATGGGTTTTGGTGGGTAATTTGCAAGAATGGAGAATTCAATACCTGTAGCATAGAATTTGAAATGCAATTCATGGACAATCCAATGGCCGATGTTCGCCTGCTCGAGCAGGACGTAAACGGCTACAACATAGTTATGCTCGATACTATTTTTCTCGGCGTTCCGATTTCTCTTGGCGAGTTGAACTTGCGCAAAAAAGAGGACCTTGCAAGGCCCGGCATCATCGTCAAATTGTCATTGCAAGAATTGAAAACAGAAATTGCCAGGATAACAGCTTAG